From the Pseudoalteromonas ulvae UL12 genome, the window TCACTCAGAATCATTTCTTCTCTCCTTCATTGATTTGTCAAAATAATATTCAATAATGAATAAGCTTACCACCGTAAGCGTTAATCTGTACTCTAGACAAAACTTATAGGTTCCGTCATGGCAAAAGAAAAGTTTGAACGCGTAAAACCGCACGTAAATGTTGGTACTATCGGCCACGTTGACCACGGTAAAACAACTCTAACTGCAGCAATCACTAACGTACTTGCCAAAGTATACGGTGGTACTGCTAAAGATTTCGCATCAATCGATAACGCTCCAGAAGAGCGCG encodes:
- a CDS encoding GTP-binding protein yields the protein MAKEKFERVKPHVNVGTIGHVDHGKTTLTAAITNVLAKVYGGTAKDFASIDNAPEER